A stretch of Candidatus Bipolaricaulota bacterium DNA encodes these proteins:
- a CDS encoding peptidoglycan bridge formation glycyltransferase FemA/FemB family protein translates to MIVEQSQIQTPYSSFNAAQKTGSLLQSFEWGEFQSGRQQKIWRLEVKDGEKILAQMFFWKHRFLIGQNGLYCPRGPVVCDEILNDEQKLEQVLKLLFEKVRAIAKENKSLLFRIDPNVIIDAGNLPEKEKWSSLAIDEKNVWKKAFENLGLKKSNDEVQPAHTIMLDISQSEDELLAKMSQKTRYNIRLAEKKGVKVEESKDAATFFELLKQTTARQKFGAYPLKYFEDILKFDFSKLYLAKFENKVVAGILCVYYKNVATYLFGASSDKYRNVMAPHLLQWRAICDAKKEGFEIYDFWGAAPADSKVKKEKSWQGITRFKQGFDPSRPIFEYLGCYQLIFRPVVLKVWDLGYKMYKILRAR, encoded by the coding sequence ATGATTGTCGAACAATCTCAAATTCAAACCCCCTATTCTTCCTTCAACGCCGCCCAAAAAACCGGCTCTCTTTTACAATCTTTTGAATGGGGCGAATTTCAGTCCGGCCGCCAGCAAAAAATCTGGCGATTGGAGGTAAAAGACGGCGAGAAAATCTTGGCGCAAATGTTTTTTTGGAAACATCGGTTTTTGATCGGACAAAACGGCTTGTATTGCCCCAGAGGCCCGGTCGTTTGCGATGAAATTTTAAATGACGAGCAAAAGCTCGAGCAGGTTTTGAAATTATTATTTGAAAAAGTCCGTGCGATTGCCAAAGAAAACAAATCATTGCTTTTTCGAATCGATCCCAATGTGATAATTGACGCCGGAAATTTGCCGGAAAAAGAAAAGTGGTCGAGCTTGGCCATTGATGAAAAAAATGTTTGGAAAAAAGCTTTTGAGAATCTGGGTTTGAAAAAATCAAATGACGAAGTCCAGCCGGCCCACACCATCATGCTCGATATTTCACAGTCTGAAGACGAATTGCTGGCGAAAATGAGCCAGAAAACCAGATATAATATCAGGCTGGCTGAGAAAAAGGGAGTGAAGGTCGAGGAGTCAAAAGACGCGGCCACGTTCTTTGAATTATTGAAACAAACAACGGCTCGGCAAAAATTCGGCGCGTACCCGCTGAAATATTTCGAGGATATTTTAAAATTCGATTTTTCGAAATTGTATTTGGCGAAATTTGAAAACAAAGTTGTGGCCGGGATTTTGTGCGTTTATTATAAAAACGTGGCCACCTACCTTTTCGGCGCCTCTTCGGATAAATATCGCAATGTCATGGCCCCGCACCTTTTACAGTGGCGCGCTATTTGCGACGCGAAAAAAGAAGGCTTTGAAATTTATGATTTTTGGGGAGCCGCGCCCGCTGATTCCAAAGTGAAAAAGGAAAAGTCCTGGCAGGGTATTACCAGATTCAAACAAGGTTTTGACCCGAGCCGGCCGATTTTTGAGTATTTGGGGTGCTATCAGCTTATTTTCAGGCCGGTTGTTTTGAAGGTGTGGGATTTGGGGTACAAGATGTACAAGATTTTGCGTGCGAGATAG
- a CDS encoding BRO family protein, whose translation MAKKESKNKTIAIFEGNQIRRHWDGEKEIWYFSVADVIAVLTKSDNPQVYWRVLKKRLIDEGSNETVTKCNALKMIAPDGKMRLTDAADTETMLRLIQSIPSPNAEPFKLWLARVGYERLEETADPELAIDRALKTYWQKGYSQEWINQRLKSIEIRKALTDEWEKRGVKDGLEFAILTDEIIKAWAGLTTKEYKRLKNLKKENLRDNMTNLELVLNMLAETATTEISQKRQPKNMDENKIVARDGGSVAGNARKDIESKTGKSVINGSNERQLKNKNPRH comes from the coding sequence ATGGCAAAAAAGGAATCAAAAAACAAAACAATAGCGATTTTTGAAGGAAATCAAATTCGCCGTCATTGGGACGGAGAAAAGGAAATCTGGTATTTCTCGGTAGCTGATGTAATAGCGGTTCTTACAAAGAGTGATAATCCGCAGGTTTATTGGCGCGTGCTGAAAAAACGATTGATTGATGAAGGTTCAAATGAAACCGTTACAAAATGTAACGCTTTGAAAATGATTGCCCCGGACGGCAAAATGCGTCTTACTGACGCGGCTGATACCGAAACCATGCTTCGTCTTATCCAGTCCATCCCTTCTCCCAATGCCGAACCATTTAAACTTTGGCTGGCGCGCGTGGGATATGAACGGCTGGAGGAGACCGCTGATCCGGAATTGGCGATAGACCGCGCGCTAAAGACTTATTGGCAAAAGGGGTACAGTCAGGAATGGATCAATCAACGCTTAAAAAGTATTGAAATAAGAAAAGCGTTGACCGATGAATGGGAAAAGCGCGGCGTGAAAGATGGATTGGAATTTGCCATTCTCACCGATGAGATAATCAAGGCTTGGGCAGGATTGACCACCAAAGAATACAAGCGGTTGAAAAATTTGAAAAAGGAAAATTTACGCGATAATATGACGAATCTTGAGCTGGTTTTGAATATGCTTGCCGAAACCGCCACGACCGAAATTTCCCAAAAACGTCAGCCGAAAAATATGGATGAAAATAAAATCGTGGCAAGAGATGGCGGAAGCGTGGCCGGTAATGCCAGAAAGGACATTGAAAGCAAAACCGGAAAGAGCGTCATTAATGGCAGTAATGAGCGGCAATTGAAAAACAAAAATCCTCGTCATTGA
- a CDS encoding U32 family peptidase C-terminal domain-containing protein: MNDFIKSELLAPAGNLEKLKTAFAFGADAVYCGIPDFSLRVRINQFDLECLKDGIEYAHDLGKKVFITVNIFAHNFHLPELEKYLLELKKIKPDALIVSDPGVLTLIKEIWPEAEIHLSTQANCTNWRAAKFWFDQGVKRIILAREVTLDQIKEIHEKVPEVELEAFVHGAMCVSYSGRCLLSKYFMNQSANLGDCTQPCRWEYKIKNKISKIKKMDDILMEGKSPAESLPFRSLENKRSDFYIEEVKRPGEFLEITEDEHGTYILNSKDLCLIEYLKDLAKAGVSSFKIEGRAKSVYYAATATKAYRQAIDSINEKDFKNIAARLKEELKKNINRGFTTGFLFGKENVEQRYESGHEGCDYEFVGMVTNTKNDEITNNYKYAEVKVHNVIKIGDEVELVAPKGENFSMTIKEMFDSKTKEPLTEAHGGQGLSVLIGLDRPAPEFTVLRKLNIQDYEI; encoded by the coding sequence ATGAACGATTTTATAAAATCGGAATTGCTGGCCCCGGCCGGAAATTTGGAAAAATTAAAGACTGCATTCGCTTTTGGAGCGGACGCGGTGTATTGCGGTATTCCGGATTTTTCGCTTCGGGTTCGAATCAATCAATTCGATTTGGAATGTTTGAAAGACGGCATTGAATACGCTCATGATCTGGGCAAAAAAGTTTTTATCACGGTTAATATTTTCGCGCACAATTTTCATTTGCCCGAGCTTGAAAAATATTTGCTTGAATTGAAAAAAATAAAACCGGATGCGCTGATCGTCTCCGATCCCGGAGTTTTGACTTTGATCAAAGAAATTTGGCCGGAGGCGGAAATTCATCTTAGCACGCAAGCGAATTGCACGAATTGGCGCGCGGCCAAGTTTTGGTTTGATCAAGGAGTGAAAAGAATCATTTTGGCGCGCGAAGTCACGCTTGATCAGATCAAAGAAATTCACGAAAAAGTTCCCGAGGTCGAATTGGAAGCTTTCGTTCACGGCGCCATGTGCGTGTCGTATTCGGGCAGATGTTTATTGTCGAAATATTTTATGAATCAAAGCGCCAACCTGGGCGATTGCACGCAGCCGTGCCGGTGGGAATATAAAATAAAAAATAAAATATCAAAAATAAAAAAAATGGATGATATTTTAATGGAGGGAAAATCACCGGCGGAAAGCTTGCCTTTCCGATCCCTCGAAAATAAAAGATCGGATTTTTATATTGAAGAAGTGAAAAGGCCTGGAGAATTTTTGGAAATAACCGAAGACGAGCATGGAACGTACATTTTAAATTCCAAAGATTTGTGTTTGATTGAATATTTGAAGGATTTGGCAAAGGCCGGCGTGTCGAGCTTTAAAATTGAAGGTCGGGCCAAGAGCGTTTATTACGCGGCCACGGCCACCAAAGCTTATCGCCAAGCGATTGATTCAATCAATGAAAAAGATTTCAAAAACATAGCGGCAAGATTGAAAGAAGAATTGAAAAAAAACATCAATCGCGGATTTACGACCGGATTTTTATTTGGAAAAGAAAATGTCGAGCAAAGGTATGAGAGCGGGCATGAGGGTTGCGATTATGAATTCGTTGGGATGGTTACAAATACAAAAAATGATGAAATTACGAATAATTACAAATATGCGGAAGTCAAGGTTCATAATGTTATTAAAATAGGAGACGAGGTGGAGCTGGTGGCGCCAAAGGGTGAAAATTTTTCAATGACCATAAAGGAAATGTTTGATTCAAAGACCAAAGAGCCATTGACCGAAGCTCATGGCGGGCAGGGTTTGAGTGTTTTGATTGGACTGGATAGGCCAGCGCCGGAGTTTACGGTATTGAGGAAGTTGAATATACAAGATTACGAGATTTGA
- the ruvA gene encoding Holliday junction branch migration protein RuvA, with amino-acid sequence MLSFIKGTIKNKGENFVILARNDLGYKIFTNKKLLAELSIGDAAEFYLYENIREDADDLFGFSSFEELGLFEKLISVNGVGPKTALNVFAAYSVNQILSAIANGQAEVFDEVSGLGKKTAERIVLELKNKVEYLEGADSFEAVSINNDTVEALMTLGYSKQQARDALSKVSKEIVDSGEQLKEALKFLGGR; translated from the coding sequence ATGCTTTCATTCATCAAGGGAACAATCAAAAACAAAGGCGAAAATTTCGTAATTTTGGCAAGAAATGACCTGGGTTATAAAATATTCACCAATAAAAAACTGTTGGCCGAGTTGAGTATCGGCGACGCGGCAGAATTTTATCTTTATGAAAATATCAGGGAAGACGCTGATGACCTTTTCGGGTTTTCGAGCTTTGAAGAGCTGGGGCTTTTTGAAAAATTGATCTCGGTTAATGGCGTGGGCCCGAAAACCGCGCTCAATGTCTTTGCCGCGTATTCGGTCAATCAGATATTGTCAGCCATTGCCAATGGGCAAGCCGAAGTTTTCGATGAAGTGTCGGGCTTGGGCAAAAAAACGGCCGAGCGAATCGTTTTGGAATTAAAAAATAAAGTCGAGTATTTGGAAGGCGCTGATTCGTTTGAAGCGGTGTCAATTAATAATGATACCGTAGAAGCCTTGATGACTCTCGGCTACAGCAAACAGCAGGCCAGAGACGCTTTGAGCAAAGTTTCAAAGGAAATCGTGGATTCGGGGGAGCAATTGAAAGAGGCGTTAAAGTTTTTAGGAGGACGGTAA
- a CDS encoding Nif3-like dinuclear metal center hexameric protein encodes MKVQQIFELALKMGQAADLRGTKSVQKYLARQKDLFDKASKEEKRFFDKDRLVNPYADSAILYDNKKEVKKILVGIDIDTAEILLAKELGVDLVISHHPRGKALANVPQVIDLQVEVLAGYGVPVNVAEGLFKVKISEVARNVGSKNYNSAVDAAQLLDINFICCHTICDNLVADFLKKQISKKKFEYVGDLMKLFNAIPEYEEARKMGAGPMLFSGHENNRCGKIAITEITGGTEGNPQIYEKMANAGIGTIIGMHISEQHKEEAEKNHLNALIAGHMSSDSIGVNLLLDQLEKKKLEIIPCSGLIRHKRI; translated from the coding sequence ATGAAAGTACAACAAATATTCGAATTGGCTTTAAAGATGGGTCAAGCCGCGGATCTTCGCGGGACAAAGTCCGTGCAAAAATATTTGGCCAGACAAAAAGATCTTTTCGACAAAGCGTCCAAAGAGGAAAAAAGATTCTTCGACAAGGATCGGCTGGTCAATCCGTACGCTGATTCCGCGATTTTGTATGACAATAAAAAAGAGGTGAAAAAGATTTTGGTCGGCATAGATATTGATACCGCTGAAATTCTTTTGGCCAAAGAACTGGGCGTGGATTTGGTGATTTCCCATCATCCTCGAGGCAAAGCCCTGGCCAACGTGCCGCAAGTGATTGATCTTCAAGTCGAGGTGTTGGCCGGATACGGAGTGCCCGTCAATGTGGCCGAAGGACTTTTTAAGGTGAAGATTTCCGAGGTGGCGCGAAATGTCGGGAGCAAAAATTACAACAGCGCTGTGGACGCCGCCCAACTGCTTGATATCAATTTCATATGTTGCCACACCATTTGCGATAATTTGGTGGCTGATTTTTTGAAAAAACAAATTTCGAAAAAGAAATTCGAATACGTCGGAGATTTGATGAAGCTTTTCAACGCGATTCCGGAATATGAGGAAGCGAGAAAGATGGGCGCCGGACCAATGCTTTTTTCCGGTCATGAAAACAATCGTTGCGGCAAAATAGCGATTACTGAAATTACGGGCGGCACGGAAGGCAATCCGCAGATTTACGAAAAGATGGCCAATGCCGGCATTGGCACGATCATCGGCATGCACATTAGCGAACAGCATAAAGAAGAAGCGGAGAAAAATCATTTGAACGCTCTGATCGCCGGGCATATGTCATCTGATTCGATCGGCGTCAATTTGCTTTTGGATCAATTGGAAAAAAAGAAGCTGGAAATAATTCCGTGTTCTGGGTTGATCAGGCATAAAAGAATTTAA
- a CDS encoding Type 1 glutamine amidotransferase-like domain-containing protein, translating to MEKILLTSAGFLNKKVAEKFIELCGKPSREIRVIFVPTASRSDEELKYVKESYKELLDLGIKDIKTLELDHTIKTDEVAGYDVIYVCGGNSFYLLNKIRESEFDRILNGFDGVYVGVSAGSIVAGPDIETAAPWDENDVDLRNTKGLGFVDFAVAPHYEESDKDVIDEWKKKVSYEIKEITDNQAVLVEGDEVELVGSIK from the coding sequence ATGGAAAAAATTTTACTTACATCGGCGGGGTTTTTGAATAAAAAGGTCGCTGAAAAATTTATTGAATTGTGCGGCAAACCGTCACGCGAAATACGAGTGATTTTCGTGCCGACAGCCTCGCGAAGCGATGAAGAATTAAAATACGTAAAGGAATCATATAAAGAATTACTGGATTTGGGGATTAAAGACATAAAAACGCTGGAATTGGATCATACAATAAAAACCGATGAAGTTGCCGGCTATGATGTCATTTACGTCTGCGGAGGCAATAGTTTTTATTTATTGAATAAGATCCGCGAATCGGAATTTGACCGGATATTAAACGGTTTTGATGGCGTTTACGTCGGCGTCAGCGCCGGCAGCATTGTGGCCGGGCCTGACATTGAAACCGCCGCTCCTTGGGATGAAAACGATGTTGATTTGCGGAATACAAAAGGATTGGGGTTTGTCGATTTCGCCGTGGCGCCGCACTATGAAGAAAGCGACAAGGATGTTATTGATGAATGGAAGAAAAAGGTCTCTTATGAAATTAAGGAAATAACGGATAATCAAGCTGTTTTGGTCGAGGGGGATGAAGTGGAATTGGTTGGATCAATAAAATAA
- a CDS encoding DpnI domain-containing protein codes for MKLFFDKKLATNYKSASQKARVLTENWVDHSIFCPNCGRVEIDKYPNNRPAADFYCANCLEDYELKSKRDSMGLKIVDGAYKTMLDRLKSSANPNFFFLNYNLKSLQVINFIVIPKHFFVPEMIEKRKPLPPSARRAGWVGCNIILKSIPQTGKIFFVRDKRIAPKKKVLDDWKKTLFLREEKEISAKGWTLDVMCCVDQVGKKEFSLDEMYAFEKELSLLHPENKHIKDKIRQQLQFLRDGGYLKFLGRGKYKLN; via the coding sequence ATGAAATTATTTTTTGATAAAAAGTTAGCTACAAATTATAAAAGCGCTTCGCAAAAAGCGCGCGTTTTGACGGAAAATTGGGTTGATCATTCCATCTTTTGTCCGAATTGCGGCCGCGTTGAAATCGATAAATATCCGAATAATCGGCCGGCAGCCGATTTTTATTGCGCCAATTGCCTGGAAGATTATGAATTGAAAAGTAAAAGAGATTCCATGGGTTTGAAAATAGTCGACGGAGCGTATAAGACCATGTTGGATCGTCTGAAAAGCAGCGCCAATCCCAATTTCTTTTTTCTAAATTATAATTTGAAGAGCTTGCAGGTAATAAATTTTATCGTGATCCCCAAACATTTTTTCGTGCCTGAAATGATCGAGAAACGAAAGCCGCTTCCTCCATCCGCTCGCCGCGCCGGCTGGGTGGGCTGCAATATCATTCTAAAAAGCATTCCTCAAACCGGCAAAATATTTTTCGTCCGAGATAAGCGAATTGCGCCGAAGAAAAAGGTGCTGGACGACTGGAAGAAAACTTTGTTTTTGCGAGAAGAAAAAGAAATATCAGCCAAAGGCTGGACGCTTGACGTCATGTGCTGCGTTGATCAAGTCGGGAAAAAAGAATTTTCGCTCGATGAAATGTATGCTTTTGAAAAAGAATTAAGCCTTTTGCATCCAGAAAATAAGCATATCAAAGACAAAATCCGCCAGCAGTTGCAGTTTTTGCGCGATGGCGGGTATTTGAAGTTTTTGGGCAGAGGGAAATACAAACTCAATTAA
- a CDS encoding class I SAM-dependent methyltransferase has product MTIWDKIYKNYQQGGQAWATLSEEIHPLFKEFLNQSDFEIKYVLDIGCGTGKYLQFLEAGGFKTDGIDSSETAVEMTKKELGDDSVILCSNMFEFEIPKDKYDLILSIATIHHGTKAQVQSLINRIFESIVTNGRTFITLPDLESSKKWNTFKNHQEISEGTFAPLSGPEKGLPHSFYTREEVQKLFSKFRDLQLDLDSHGRWVARACK; this is encoded by the coding sequence ATGACTATTTGGGATAAAATTTATAAGAATTATCAGCAAGGCGGCCAAGCTTGGGCGACTCTTTCGGAAGAAATCCATCCTTTATTTAAAGAATTTTTAAATCAATCTGATTTTGAAATTAAATATGTTTTGGATATCGGGTGCGGTACGGGAAAATATTTGCAATTTTTGGAAGCAGGCGGATTTAAAACAGATGGCATTGATTCGAGTGAAACAGCGGTGGAAATGACAAAAAAAGAGCTGGGCGATGATTCCGTCATTCTTTGCTCGAATATGTTTGAATTTGAAATTCCTAAGGATAAATACGATTTGATACTGTCCATCGCCACGATCCACCATGGAACAAAGGCGCAGGTTCAATCTTTGATAAATAGAATTTTTGAGTCAATTGTTACCAATGGAAGAACCTTCATTACGTTGCCTGATCTTGAAAGCAGTAAGAAATGGAATACTTTTAAAAATCATCAGGAAATATCCGAAGGGACTTTCGCCCCATTATCGGGTCCGGAAAAAGGATTGCCTCACAGTTTTTATACAAGGGAGGAAGTTCAAAAATTGTTTTCAAAATTTAGAGATCTGCAATTGGATTTGGATAGCCATGGCAGATGGGTCGCGCGGGCTTGTAAATAA